One genomic region from Enoplosus armatus isolate fEnoArm2 chromosome 17, fEnoArm2.hap1, whole genome shotgun sequence encodes:
- the LOC139300037 gene encoding uncharacterized protein: MHWLPLVAMVIASALPFPHNPVSRIAAATTEPGFDNRREHRHDPAARLAAPPVDYNFHGNASQTDYNMAAALSQHTNRQNLQNRKDYVKSSVDEETSMFKVENQRPYQSKSNSGSDDKSRVSLDVPTGGTLRTEDISKDNSLPKDYKAYSSSRQDYSSFVDFSKKDNLQDSTERLQVSTAETHNAVSPAANLKGQRGPEPTLPSEKLRDAPTIGTGSQWTPGAGRGLAEESSNLETGLGLGTGLDSILEGGEIFLDAHPRVLFSPSPSPPEHPPLLLMLETGLLEEDGDREEQEDMDGHIEGHGDRAIDRSATPSWADSPRVSAEVARPVKRDKRSHLIDRRRGEKSVCEAENVWVTNKTTAIDSHGHNVTILQEIQTQTGPLRQYFFETRCRQAEWRTSTSRSKGAAAKPVGTGVAGAGCLGVDKKQWLSECKAKQSYVRALTKDANNRTGWRWIRIDSSCVCVLLSRANQAAAREVLTGKGRG, from the coding sequence ATGCACTGGCTTCccctggttgccatggtgattgCCTCGGCCCTGCCCTTCCCTCACAACCCTGTGTCCAGGATTGCCGCCGCGACGACAGAGCCTGGCTTTGACAACCGCAGAGAGCACCGTCATGACCCGGCTGCTCGCCTCGCGGCTCCCCCTGTGGACTACAACTTCCATGGAAATGCCTCACAAACGGACTACAACATGGCTGCTGCTCTTAGCCAACACACCAACAGACAAAACCTCCAGAACCGTAAGGATTATGTGAAATCCTCCGTAGATGAAGAGACTTCCATGTTCAAAGTGGAGAATCAAAGACCCTACCAATCAAAAAGCAACTCAGGCAGCGATGACAAAAGCAGAGTCAGTTTGGATGTTCCCACAGGAGGAACGCTCAGGACCGAGGATATTTCCAAGGATAATTCTCTACCAAAGGACTACAAAgcttacagcagcagcaggcaagATTACTCCAGTTTTGTGGACTTTTCCAAGAAGGACAATCTTCAGGACTCTACAGAAAGGCTGCAGGTTTCTACAGCGGAAACCCATAATGCTGTCAGTCCTGCTGCTAATCTAAAGGGACAAAGAGGACCAGAACCAACTCTTCCCTCAGAGAAGCTGAGAGATGCACCTACAATCGGGACAGGGAGCCAGTGGACACCGGGGGCTGGAAGAGGTCTGGCTGAGGAGAGCTCGAACCTGGAGACAGGGCTGGGTTTGGGGACCGGGCTGGACAGTATCTTAGAAGGAGGCGAGATATTTCTGGACGCACATCCTCGAGTCCTGTTCTCACCCTCCCCGTCGCCTCCAGAACACCCCCCTCTCCTGCTCATGTTGGAGACtggcctgctggaggaggacggggacagagaggagcaggaggacaTGGACGGACACATCGAGGGTCACGGGGACCGGGCGATCGACAGGAGCGCGACTCCGAGTTGGGCAGACTCTCCTAGAGTTAGCGCTGAGGTTGCCCGTCCGGTTAAAAGGGATAAACGCTCACACTTGattgacaggaggagaggggagaagtcGGTGTGCGAGGCGGAAAATGTTTGGGTTACTAACAAGACGACTGCCATCGATTCCCACGGCCACAACGTCACCATCTTGCAGGAAATCCAGACCCAGACAGGACCACTCAGACAGTACTTCTTCGAGACTCGCTGCCGCCAGGCCGAGTGGCGGACCAGTACTAGCAGGTCAAAGGGTGCCGCAGCCAAACCTGTGGGAACAGGCGTAGCCGGGGCCGGCTGCTTGGGCGTGGATAAAAAACAGTGGCTGAGCGAGTGCAAAGCCAAGCAGTCGTACGTCCGAGCGCTCACCAAAGACGCCAACAACAGAACCGGATGGAGGTGGATCCGAATCGACTCGTCCTGCGTCTGCGTGCTGCTGTCCAGAGCGAACCAGGCCGCGGCGAGGGAGGTCTTGACGGGGAAGGGGAGAGGCTGA